In the Solanum pennellii chromosome 5, SPENNV200 genome, one interval contains:
- the LOC107018891 gene encoding lysine histidine transporter-like 6, giving the protein MVSSSAPKEVPSDEKWAEDGPPREAKWWYSTFHTVTAMVGAGVLSLPYAMAYLGWGPGTVVMILSWCITLNTMWQMIQLHECVPGVRFDRYKDLGKHVFGPKLGAWIVLPQQLIVQVGCDIVYMVTGGKCLKKFMEIACTNCTRIRQSYWICIFGAIHFFLSQLPNFNAVSGVSLAAAIMSLSYSTIAWVGCVGKGRVPNVSYAYKTTSSVDYMFRVFNALGQVSFAYAGHAVVLEIQATIPSTPEKPSKVPMWKGAVWAYFVNALCYFPVAFIGYWAFGQDVDDNVLVGLERPSWLIAAANLMVVVHVIGSYQVYAMPVFDLMEQKLVKTWNFPPGVLLRFIVRTTYVAFTLFLGVTFPFFGDLLGFFGGFGFAPTSYFLPSIMWLKVKKPRRFSTSWWINWACIFIGVFIMIASTVGGLRNIVADSSSYEFYS; this is encoded by the exons ATGGTTTCATCTTCTGCTCCAAAG GAAGTTCCTTCAGATGAGAAATGGGCAGAAGATGGTCCCCCTCGCGAAGCGAAATGGTGGTATTCGACGTTTCATACTGTCACTGCTATGGTTGGTGCTGGTGTTCTTAGCCTACCTTATGCCATGGCCTACTTAGGATG GGGTCCAGGGACAGTAGTGATGATCTTATCATGGTGTATAACTTTGAACACAATGTGGCAAATGATACAACTCCATGAATGTGTCCCCGGGGTTCGTTTTGATCGATACAAGGACCTTGGAAAACATGTTTTTGGACCAAAACTTGGGGCATGGATTGTGCTTCCACAACAACTAATAGTTCAGGTTGGTTGTGACATAGTGTACATGGTTACTGGAGGAAAATGTTTGAAGAAATTCATGGAGATTGCTTGTACTAATTGCACTCGAATTCGACAATCTTATTGGATTTGTATCTTTGGTGCCATTCATTTCTTCCTTTCACAATTGCCAAATTTCAATGCTGTTTCTGGTGTTTCATTAGCTGCTGCAATCATGTCACTAAG CTATTCAACTATAGCATGGGTGGGTTGTGTGGGCAAAGGCAGAGTCCCTAACGTGAGCTACGCGTACAAGACAACAAGTTCAGTGGACTACATGTTCCGCGTCTTCAATGCATTAGGCCAAGTATCGTTTGCCTATGCAGGGCACGCGGTGGTCCTTGAGATTCAGGCTACAATTCCATCAACACCTGAAAAGCCTTCCAAAGTACCAATGTGGAAAGGTGCTGTATGGGCTTATTTTGTCAATGCTCTGTGTTATTTCCCTGTTGCATTCATCGGGTACTGGGCGTTTGGACAAGATGTCGATGACAACGTACTCGTGGGACTTGAAAGGCCATCTTGGCTTATTGCAGCTGCTAACTTAATGGTGGTTGTCCATGTCATAGGCAGTTATCAG GTTTATGCTATGCCAGTATTTGATCTGATGGAGCAAAAATTGGTGAAAACATGGAATTTCCCACCTGGAGTATTGCTGAGATTCATCGTTCGTACTACATACGTTG CTTTCACTTTGTTTCTTGGTGTAACATTCCCTTTCTTTGGTGATCTTCTTGGTTTCTTTGGAGGGTTTGGTTTTGCTCCTACTTCTTACTTT CTCCCAAGCATAATGTGGCTTAAGGTCAAGAAACCAAGAAGATTCAGTACCTCATGGTGGATAAATTGG gCATGTATATTTATTGGAGTATTTATTATGATAGCTTCCACAGTTGGTGGATTGAGAAATATTGTTGCTGATTCATCCTCGTATGAGTTCTATTCGTGA